A region from the Vanessa tameamea isolate UH-Manoa-2023 chromosome 3, ilVanTame1 primary haplotype, whole genome shotgun sequence genome encodes:
- the LOC113397489 gene encoding lipoyl synthase, mitochondrial, with the protein MLRKSLNLVPRRHEVQQYAYSSKLDTIREKLREGPGLGDFISEDRPKNWDDYEGKLKREKGESERLRLPPWLKTSIPTGSKFSAIKEQLRSLKLSTVCEEARCPNIGECWSGGKHGTSTATIMLMGDTCTRGCMFCSVKTSRAPPPLDPDEPRNTAKAIYEWGLGYIVLTSVDRDDLPDGGSCHIAETVKEIKKQNHEILVECLVPDFRGNRDSIGTIANCGLDVFAHNIETVERLTPFVRDKRAGYRQTLKVLETAKEINPDLITKSSIMLGLGETDQQVEQTMKDLRAVGVDCVTLGQYMQPTKRHLKVHEYVTPAKFKEWEILGNKLGFLYTASGPLVRSSYRAGEFFISSLLRDRKAKSI; encoded by the exons atgttaagaAAGTCTCTAAATTTAGTGCCAAGACGTCACGAG gtccAACAATATGCATACTCCAGTAAGCTGGATACAATAAGAGAGAAGTTGAGAGAAGGGCCTGGCTTAGGAGATTTCATATCTGAGGATAGACCCAAGAACTGGGATGACTATGAAGGGAAATTGAAAAGAGAGAAGGGAGAATCTGAAAGATTGCGGCTGCCACCTTGGCTGAAGACATCCATACCTACCG GTTCTAAATTCAGTGCTATTAAAGAACAATTACGAAGCCTTAAACTGAGCACAGTCTGTGAAGAAGCGAGGTGTCCTAACATTGGAGAATGTTGGAGTGGCGGCAAACATGGCACATCAACAGCAACtattatg cTTATGGGTGACACCTGCACTCGTGGCTGTATGTTTTGCTCAGTTAAAACATCTAGAGCTCCACCTCCTTTGGACCCAGATGAACCAAGGAATACTGCTAAAGCAATATACGAATGGGGCCTTGGCTACATTGTGCTTACTTCGGTTGATAGagatg ATTTGCCTGATGGAGGTTCATGTCATATTGCTGAAActgttaaagaaattaagaagCA aaatcatGAAATCCTTGTAGAATGTCTAGTACCAGATTTTCGTGGGAACCGCGACAGTATAGGAACAATAGCAAATTGTGGTTTGGACGTGTTTGCTCATAACATCGAGACAGTGGAACGACTGACTCCCTTTGTGAGAGACAAACGAGCCGG atataGACAGACGCTCAAGGTCTTAGAGACGGCGAAGGAAATAAATCCAGATCTGATAACCAAATCCTCCATAATGTTGGGCCTCGGCGAAACGGACCAACAGGTGGAACAAACAATGAAAG ATCTCAGGGCAGTAGGAGTAGATTGTGTTACGCTCGGCCAATACATGCAACCAACGAAACGTCACCTCAAAGTACACGAATACGTCACTCCAGCTAAATTCAAGGAGTGGGAGATACTCGGCAACAAACTGGGCTTCCTGTACACAGCCAGCGGGCCACTAGTGAGGTCCTCGTACAGAGCTGGAGAGTTCTTTATATCCAGCCTTTTAAGAGATAGAAAAGCAAAGAGTATTTGA